One Blastococcus colisei genomic window carries:
- a CDS encoding ECF transporter S component — MADQAVRPSSVDAGYEKPVRWRTVDIVVTAVLGVAFGVVFWGWNLFAEVVSTPLDFFPPIKGLLNGVFLMPGVVAGLMVRRPGAAIFASTLAAAVSLLLGSPYGGIIVVYGLVQGAGAELGFLLTRYRTFGWGTAILAAVTAGLSTSILDLSLYYPVSGEYPLWAFTLPYTLATVLSSVLLAGVVGLLLVRAMARTGALGSFASGRTRV, encoded by the coding sequence ATGGCCGATCAGGCCGTCCGTCCGTCGTCCGTCGATGCCGGGTACGAGAAGCCCGTCCGCTGGCGCACCGTCGACATCGTCGTCACCGCCGTCCTGGGCGTCGCGTTCGGCGTCGTCTTCTGGGGCTGGAATTTGTTCGCGGAGGTGGTCTCCACGCCGCTGGACTTCTTCCCGCCGATCAAGGGCCTGCTCAACGGTGTCTTCCTCATGCCCGGCGTCGTCGCCGGGCTGATGGTGCGCCGCCCGGGGGCGGCGATCTTCGCCTCGACCCTCGCCGCCGCGGTCAGCCTGCTCCTGGGCTCGCCGTACGGCGGGATCATCGTGGTCTACGGCCTGGTCCAGGGCGCCGGCGCCGAGCTCGGCTTCCTGCTCACGCGCTACCGCACCTTCGGCTGGGGGACGGCGATCCTCGCCGCGGTGACCGCCGGCCTGTCGACGTCGATCCTGGACCTGAGCCTGTACTACCCGGTGTCCGGCGAGTACCCGCTCTGGGCGTTCACGCTCCCGTACACGCTGGCCACCGTCCTCTCCAGCGTGCTGCTGGCCGGTGTCGTGGGCCTGCTGCTGGTCCGCGCGATGGCCCGGACCGGGGCGCTGGGCTCCTTCGCCTCGGGCCGCACCCGCGTCTGA
- a CDS encoding Mut7-C RNAse domain-containing protein, with protein sequence MDERSGPQDVDVVVPVPLRFLLPRRDRHAGMRRLRFDPDATVGHVVQSAGVPLSEVGALRLDGEPVPAGARARPGGSIEVVERARPEPSATGGFLLDVGLGALARRLRLLGLDAAWSNDADDPELVDRAVTEHRALLTQDRGLLMRRALTRGALVRGSDPDDPLADVLDRFAPVLAPLTRCTACGGPLQPVAKEEVAHRLEPGTLRSFEEFARCRACGRVYWAGAHARRIGELVAAARRVR encoded by the coding sequence ATGGACGAACGGTCAGGACCGCAGGACGTCGATGTCGTCGTCCCGGTGCCGCTGCGCTTCCTGCTCCCCAGGCGGGACCGGCACGCTGGTATGCGGCGACTGCGCTTCGACCCCGACGCCACCGTCGGCCACGTCGTGCAGTCCGCCGGAGTGCCCCTGAGCGAGGTGGGCGCGCTCCGGCTGGACGGCGAACCCGTGCCGGCCGGCGCGCGGGCCCGCCCCGGTGGCTCCATCGAGGTCGTCGAGCGAGCCCGCCCCGAGCCATCGGCGACCGGCGGCTTCCTGCTGGACGTCGGTCTCGGCGCCCTGGCCCGCCGGCTGCGCCTGCTCGGCCTGGACGCGGCGTGGTCCAACGATGCCGACGACCCGGAGCTCGTCGACCGCGCGGTCACCGAGCACCGGGCGCTGCTCACCCAGGATCGCGGGCTGCTGATGCGCCGAGCACTGACCCGGGGAGCCCTGGTGCGCGGCAGCGACCCCGACGACCCGCTCGCCGACGTCCTGGATCGCTTCGCCCCCGTCCTCGCGCCCCTGACCCGCTGCACCGCCTGCGGAGGGCCGCTGCAGCCGGTCGCCAAGGAGGAGGTCGCCCACCGGCTGGAGCCGGGCACGCTGCGGAGCTTCGAGGAGTTCGCGCGGTGCAGGGCCTGCGGCCGGGTCTACTGGGCCGGCGCCCACGCCCGCCGGATCGGCGAACTGGTGGCGGCGGCCCGGCGAGTGCGGTGA
- a CDS encoding VOC family protein yields the protein MPVQRLNHAVLYVRDVERSHAFYRDVLGFRAKTEIPGAAVFLQAEGSTNDHDLGLFQIGAGAGPSEAGRRTVGLYHLAWEVDTLAELSRIRDALLRAGALVGASDHVTTKALYAQDPDGIEFEVSWLLPAALITPEVTGGAAMTAPLDLEREIERYGAQTRGGVGVSVPA from the coding sequence ATGCCCGTGCAGCGCCTCAACCATGCCGTCCTGTACGTGCGCGACGTCGAGCGCAGCCACGCGTTCTACCGCGACGTCCTGGGCTTCCGTGCGAAGACGGAGATCCCGGGTGCCGCAGTCTTCCTCCAGGCGGAGGGCTCGACCAACGACCACGATCTGGGCCTGTTCCAGATCGGCGCGGGCGCGGGCCCGTCGGAGGCCGGGCGCCGGACCGTGGGCCTCTACCACCTGGCGTGGGAGGTCGACACCCTCGCCGAGCTGTCCCGGATCCGCGATGCGCTGCTGCGGGCCGGTGCGCTCGTCGGCGCCTCCGACCACGTCACCACCAAGGCGCTCTACGCCCAGGACCCCGACGGCATCGAATTCGAGGTCTCGTGGCTGCTGCCGGCCGCGCTGATCACCCCCGAGGTCACCGGCGGCGCGGCGATGACCGCGCCGCTGGACCTCGAGCGGGAGATCGAGCGCTACGGCGCGCAGACCCGCGGCGGCGTGGGCGTCTCCGTCCCGGCCTGA
- a CDS encoding transposase, with protein MPQNFIRGDVDQGFLLPPDVRDWLPDGELAWTVKDAVDSFDLSGFKRSYRANGQGAAAFDPALMVAVLLYAHAVGVRSSRAIERHCVRDVAFRVLAGNRVPDHATIARFVTRHRQPLQELFAQVLRVCHEAGMVRLGVIAVDGTKIAANASWSKNHTSASLAHQVAEEQARYDQLAAELLDEQTRIDAAEDAEHGDDRGDELPPPLRRRAERLARLKEAKQRLDDEQAAAVAEQEVRKAEWQRRKDAGTRRGAQPGEHPPGRNPDKDKPPRANATDPDSRTMRGGRGLVQGYNAQAAVTEDQLIVGQTLTQAATDAHQLFPVLDDAAEQLNQAGIEETPDTWVADAGYANEETFTEAETRGLRLLAPMISDERRAAGEDPAGDKPLTSRPATARAQDRLRTPEGTEKYALRGRTVEPVFGQIKDRQGLRQLLRRGLQNAKTEWSLACTVHNLRKIHAHRLATA; from the coding sequence ATGCCGCAGAACTTCATCCGCGGGGATGTCGATCAGGGGTTCCTGCTGCCGCCGGATGTGCGGGATTGGCTGCCCGACGGGGAGCTGGCCTGGACGGTCAAGGATGCGGTGGACTCGTTCGACCTGTCGGGGTTCAAGCGCTCGTATCGGGCCAACGGGCAGGGCGCGGCGGCGTTCGACCCGGCGCTGATGGTGGCGGTGCTGCTGTACGCGCACGCGGTCGGGGTGCGCTCGTCGCGGGCGATCGAGCGGCACTGTGTCCGCGATGTGGCGTTCCGGGTGCTGGCCGGCAATCGGGTGCCCGATCACGCCACGATCGCCCGGTTCGTCACGCGTCACCGCCAGCCGCTGCAGGAGCTGTTCGCGCAGGTGCTGCGGGTGTGTCACGAGGCCGGGATGGTGCGGCTGGGCGTGATCGCGGTGGACGGGACGAAGATCGCCGCGAACGCCTCCTGGTCGAAGAACCACACCTCGGCGTCGCTGGCCCACCAGGTCGCCGAGGAGCAGGCCCGCTACGACCAGCTGGCCGCCGAGCTGCTCGACGAACAGACGCGCATCGACGCGGCCGAGGACGCCGAACACGGCGACGACCGCGGGGATGAGCTGCCACCGCCGCTGCGCCGGCGGGCCGAGCGGTTGGCTCGACTGAAGGAGGCCAAGCAGCGCCTGGACGACGAGCAGGCCGCGGCCGTGGCCGAGCAGGAGGTGAGGAAGGCCGAGTGGCAGCGCCGCAAGGACGCCGGCACCCGCCGCGGCGCCCAACCGGGCGAGCATCCACCGGGCCGCAATCCGGACAAGGACAAGCCGCCGCGGGCCAACGCCACCGATCCGGACTCGCGGACGATGCGGGGCGGGCGGGGGCTGGTGCAGGGCTACAACGCCCAGGCCGCGGTCACCGAAGACCAGCTCATCGTCGGCCAGACGCTGACCCAGGCGGCCACCGACGCCCATCAGCTGTTTCCCGTCCTCGATGACGCCGCCGAGCAGCTGAACCAGGCCGGCATCGAGGAGACGCCCGACACCTGGGTCGCCGACGCCGGCTACGCCAACGAGGAGACCTTCACCGAGGCCGAGACCCGCGGCCTGCGCCTGCTGGCCCCGATGATCAGCGACGAACGCCGCGCCGCCGGCGAGGACCCCGCCGGGGACAAACCGCTGACCTCCCGCCCGGCCACCGCCCGCGCCCAGGACAGGCTGCGCACCCCCGAAGGCACGGAGAAATACGCCCTCCGAGGACGCACGGTCGAACCGGTCTTCGGCCAGATCAAAGACCGGCAGGGACTACGCCAGCTCCTCCGCCGCGGCCTGCAGAACGCCAAGACCGAGTGGTCGCTGGCCTGCACCGTGCACAACCTGCGCAAGATCCACGCCCACCGGCTGGCCACCGCCTGA
- a CDS encoding molybdopterin oxidoreductase family protein: MGRIDRIAEPWGSRTPYGPGETWPTRVDSYLADGLTEDDVDRWVQSATILHSNGDALDIAVKDERIVGVRGREVDRVNHGRLGPKDLFGWQANHSPDRLTKPLIRRKGKLVETDWDTAMDAVAGRAKELLEEQGPSAISFYTTGQLFLEEYYTLGLIAHGGIGTNHVDGNTRLCTATAAAALKETFACDGQPGSYTDIDHADVIALYGHNMAETQTVLWTRVLDRLAGPNPPKVICVDPRETPVARAATVHLAPRPGTNVMLMNALIHEIIENGWIDREYVEAHTVGFAELEKQMKGYTPELAAEVCDVPAEQIREAARILGQAERLLSTVLQGFYQAHQASAAAVSVNNINVIRGMLGKPGCGILQMNGQPTAENTREAGADGDLPAFRNWENDEHIADLARVWNIDPMQIPHYSPPTHIMQQLRYMEEGSIRFLYVTATNPAVSLPELRRIREILAQDRLFLVVQDIFLSETAQLADVVLPAATWGEKTGTFTNVDRTVHISDKAVEPPGEAKADLDILIDFAHRMGLEDKDGAPLVKWSDAEGAFEGWKECSRGRPCDYTGMSYDKLRGGSGIQWPCNDEHPDGTERIYEDGRFWAHPDYCESYGRDMITGAPVEETEYKAMNPTGRAVLKAAEYIGPHELPSQQYPFQLMTGRTLYHFHTRTKTGRAPQLNAAAPEVWVEMAAGDAADRGFTEGDLLRITTPRGRVEARLRVSGIRPGALFLPFHYGYWDTEDGSQPKKKRDGRAANELTLTDWDPVSKQPIFKTAAAAVERISKAKGQVSAAPTTTGSAPVTGSVPPTTGGDAALAEELVTTGDRR, translated from the coding sequence GGCCGACGGCCTCACCGAGGACGACGTGGACCGATGGGTCCAGTCGGCGACGATCCTGCACTCGAACGGCGATGCGCTGGACATCGCCGTGAAGGACGAGCGGATCGTCGGTGTCCGCGGCCGGGAGGTCGACCGGGTCAACCACGGCCGGCTCGGACCCAAGGACCTGTTCGGCTGGCAGGCCAACCACTCGCCCGACCGGTTGACGAAGCCGCTGATCCGGCGCAAGGGCAAGCTGGTCGAGACCGACTGGGACACCGCGATGGACGCCGTGGCGGGCCGGGCCAAGGAGCTGCTCGAGGAGCAGGGGCCCAGCGCGATCAGCTTCTACACCACCGGGCAGCTGTTCCTGGAGGAGTACTACACGCTCGGCCTGATCGCCCACGGCGGCATCGGCACCAACCACGTCGACGGCAACACCCGGCTGTGCACCGCCACCGCGGCGGCGGCGCTCAAGGAGACGTTCGCCTGCGACGGCCAGCCCGGCTCCTACACCGACATCGACCACGCCGACGTCATAGCGCTGTACGGGCACAACATGGCCGAGACGCAGACCGTGCTGTGGACCCGCGTGCTCGACCGGCTGGCCGGGCCCAACCCGCCGAAGGTGATCTGCGTCGACCCGCGGGAGACCCCGGTCGCCCGCGCGGCCACCGTGCACCTCGCCCCGCGGCCGGGCACGAACGTCATGCTGATGAACGCGCTGATCCACGAGATCATCGAGAACGGCTGGATCGACCGGGAGTACGTCGAGGCCCACACCGTCGGCTTCGCCGAGCTCGAGAAGCAGATGAAGGGCTACACCCCCGAGCTGGCCGCGGAGGTGTGCGACGTCCCGGCCGAGCAGATCCGGGAGGCGGCCCGCATCCTCGGCCAGGCCGAGCGACTGCTGTCCACCGTCCTGCAGGGCTTCTACCAGGCGCACCAGGCGTCGGCCGCCGCCGTGAGCGTCAACAACATCAACGTGATCCGCGGCATGCTGGGCAAGCCCGGCTGCGGCATCCTGCAGATGAACGGCCAGCCCACCGCGGAGAACACCCGCGAAGCGGGGGCGGACGGCGACCTGCCGGCGTTCCGCAACTGGGAGAACGACGAGCACATCGCCGACCTCGCGCGGGTCTGGAACATCGACCCGATGCAGATCCCGCACTACTCGCCGCCGACGCACATCATGCAGCAGCTGCGGTACATGGAAGAGGGCTCGATCCGCTTCCTGTACGTGACCGCCACCAACCCGGCGGTCTCGCTGCCCGAGCTCCGCCGGATCCGGGAGATCCTGGCTCAGGACCGGCTGTTCCTCGTCGTCCAGGACATCTTCCTGTCCGAGACCGCCCAGCTCGCCGACGTCGTCCTGCCCGCCGCCACGTGGGGCGAGAAGACGGGGACTTTCACCAACGTCGACCGCACGGTGCACATCTCGGACAAGGCGGTGGAGCCGCCTGGCGAGGCGAAGGCCGACCTGGACATCCTCATCGACTTCGCCCACCGGATGGGGCTGGAGGACAAGGACGGCGCTCCGCTGGTGAAGTGGAGCGACGCCGAGGGCGCCTTCGAAGGCTGGAAGGAGTGCAGCCGCGGCCGGCCGTGCGACTACACCGGCATGTCCTACGACAAGCTGCGCGGCGGCAGCGGCATCCAGTGGCCCTGCAACGACGAGCATCCCGACGGCACCGAGCGCATCTACGAGGACGGAAGGTTCTGGGCGCACCCGGACTACTGCGAGAGCTACGGCCGGGACATGATCACCGGCGCCCCGGTCGAGGAGACCGAGTACAAGGCGATGAACCCGACCGGCAGGGCGGTGCTCAAGGCGGCCGAGTACATCGGCCCGCACGAACTGCCGAGCCAGCAGTACCCGTTCCAGCTGATGACCGGGCGCACGCTGTACCACTTCCACACCCGCACGAAGACCGGGCGGGCGCCGCAGTTGAACGCCGCCGCGCCGGAGGTCTGGGTGGAGATGGCGGCCGGCGACGCCGCCGACCGCGGGTTCACCGAGGGCGACCTGCTCAGGATCACGACTCCGCGCGGCCGGGTGGAGGCCCGGCTCCGGGTCAGCGGCATCCGGCCGGGAGCGCTCTTCCTGCCGTTCCACTACGGCTACTGGGACACCGAGGACGGCTCCCAGCCGAAGAAGAAGCGCGACGGCCGGGCGGCCAACGAACTCACCCTGACCGACTGGGACCCGGTGTCGAAGCAGCCGATCTTCAAGACCGCGGCAGCGGCGGTGGAGCGGATCTCCAAGGCGAAGGGCCAGGTCTCCGCCGCTCCGACGACGACGGGCTCCGCCCCGGTCACCGGTTCGGTGCCGCCCACGACGGGTGGCGACGCCGCCCTGGCCGAGGAACTGGTGACGACGGGAGACCGGCGATGA